In one window of Leptospira sp. GIMC2001 DNA:
- a CDS encoding MXAN_6521/LA_1396 family lipoprotein yields MKKIYFIIMVLFFTNCTVKYIKTAPTWESDIQNIKRLVIDISKESNIDSDTRTMVASMSESYLSHHKEFIIYPFEKSSKNICGNSDPSVKHIMLLTVNELMQESKIDIGVTGRLIQCSDSSVLWEGFAQNVYKPNPSENLSLVRTYTQMVGPKIADKVTPYFVLLQALLERIESPILTEDEKDEKIEVEAR; encoded by the coding sequence ATGAAAAAAATATATTTTATAATTATGGTATTATTTTTTACCAATTGTACGGTCAAGTATATCAAGACTGCTCCAACTTGGGAATCGGATATTCAAAATATTAAGAGATTGGTTATTGATATATCGAAGGAAAGCAATATAGATTCTGATACTAGGACAATGGTAGCATCCATGTCCGAATCTTATTTGTCGCATCACAAAGAGTTCATCATCTATCCTTTCGAAAAGTCTAGTAAAAACATCTGTGGCAATTCCGATCCTTCCGTAAAACATATCATGCTACTTACTGTAAATGAGTTAATGCAAGAAAGCAAAATTGATATCGGGGTTACTGGCAGGTTGATTCAATGTTCTGATTCGTCAGTGTTATGGGAAGGATTTGCCCAGAATGTATATAAACCCAATCCATCGGAAAATCTATCTCTTGTTAGAACATATACTCAAATGGTTGGACCAAAAATAGCAGACAAAGTGACGCCTTATTTTGTTCTATTGCAAGCGCTATTAGAGCGAATCGAGAGTCCCATTTTAACTGAAGACGAAAAGGATGAAAAAATAGAAGTCGAAGCTAGATGA
- a CDS encoding alpha/beta fold hydrolase has translation MLKRIYKNGMVQTLLAGIGIISKEQKEFHKRSIVFQFKTKLGHNFTGYYSKGKETSPRGLVILLHGWEGSSQSSYILKTGLFLQKAGYSVFRLNFIDHGNTFRDNKTIFHGNLLVEHFEAIEWISSKFSPLAPVSMIGFSLGGNFALRLAMFNKGKKIPNLKHSIAISPALNPKKATVSMDQSKLLGRYFRKRWVNSLLNKESSFPDDYDFSKLSQYKTVMSVTDYVIGKSSDFRDTDHYFSGYIIDLDELVRCKTNCHLITSNDDPVIPIDDFYELQNKINEYNRSHSQASLTDLEVLSFGGHNGFFEDSFYEPIYLNRIQSILNKN, from the coding sequence ATGCTCAAAAGAATTTATAAAAACGGAATGGTTCAAACCCTACTTGCTGGTATAGGAATTATTTCAAAAGAGCAAAAAGAATTTCATAAGCGGTCTATTGTTTTCCAATTTAAAACTAAGCTCGGCCATAATTTTACTGGTTACTATTCGAAAGGCAAAGAAACAAGTCCTCGCGGGCTTGTGATTCTTTTGCATGGATGGGAAGGAAGTTCGCAGTCTTCATACATTCTGAAGACTGGACTTTTCTTGCAGAAAGCAGGCTATTCCGTTTTTCGATTGAATTTTATAGATCATGGCAATACATTTCGCGACAACAAAACTATCTTTCATGGAAATTTACTAGTTGAACATTTTGAAGCAATCGAATGGATTTCATCTAAATTTTCTCCACTAGCCCCAGTATCAATGATTGGTTTCTCGCTGGGAGGAAATTTTGCTCTTAGGCTTGCTATGTTCAACAAAGGAAAAAAGATTCCAAATCTAAAACACAGTATCGCAATCAGTCCTGCTCTCAATCCGAAGAAGGCTACTGTGAGTATGGATCAGTCGAAATTGCTTGGACGGTATTTTCGCAAACGTTGGGTAAACTCTCTTCTAAATAAAGAATCAAGTTTCCCGGATGACTATGATTTTTCCAAATTATCCCAATACAAAACTGTAATGTCCGTTACGGACTATGTTATTGGAAAATCTTCCGATTTTCGTGATACAGATCACTACTTTTCGGGATATATTATTGACTTAGACGAATTGGTTCGTTGCAAAACAAATTGTCATTTGATTACATCAAATGATGATCCCGTGATTCCTATCGACGATTTCTATGAATTGCAAAATAAAATTAACGAATACAATCGTTCGCATTCACAAGCAAGTCTAACCGATCTCGAAGTATTGTCGTTTGGTGGCCACAATGGATTCTTTGAAGATTCCTTTTACGAACCTATTTATTTGAATAGAATACAATCCATTCTCAATAAAAATTGA